ATACATCTTGCCGGATTCGGCATAACAATGCTGCCGGGCAAAGTTCAAGCAGCTCGCGGCGGCCTCAAGCCACTGCTTTCGTGGCTCAATGGTGTTGTATAAAGTGGCAAACATCCAGGCTGCCCGCCCTTGAAACCAGACCGATTTATCCGTATCCACTACCGAGCCGACCCGATCCAATGCCGTCATGATGCCGCCATGCTTTTTGTCCATGCCATTCTTGAGCCAGAACGGCATAACATCCTTAAGCAGGGTGTCGCGATAACAACCGATCATATCTTGCAGCTTCATCGGGTAAACGTGTTCGTGCGTAGTTTGTGTGAATTCAACGGCGGAATACAGGAAAAAATGGAGGTGCATTGTCTAATCAGGCACGTATTCGGCGGGGTGTGGCCGCGATGAGCAGGGGCGGTTGTTGTCGCTCACGAATTGGAGCGACTTTGCCAATGGCACCGGGGAACGGGTGACGCGGTGGGAGTATGACAGTTATCGCGGCTGGCGCACCAATAAGGTGTATCCCGATGGTGATAGTATCGGATACATAGATAGTCCCGCTGGGCGATTTGGCCAGTGTCAATTATTCGAATGGCACCACGCCAGTCAGCACGTTTGGCTATGACCGACGAGGGTTGGTGTACGGTGTCACCAATGGGAGTGACCGGGCCACCTATCGTTATGTTGCCGGGGTCAACTCGGCGCTTGTGCAGGATCGGATTATGAGGCATAACAATTCCGTGATCAATGCGTCTGCCAGAATTTATGACCGGCTGAATCGCTTGACGAGTCTGGTCGCCACGACGCCCTCACCGATTCATCCACCAGCGGGGGGCCCGTTTCATCTGCACTGCGCGATGGCGGAGGCGCGTTGCCGCACGGAAGTGCCGGTGTTGCGCGAACTCACGCCGGGGCACTGGGTCTCGTGCCATCTGTGTCCGTGAGATCAGTCTTCCGAAATTGCCCGTCGCGGTCTTGCTTCAGCGGGTTGGTGTTTTTTCATTCTCCCGGCAGTGATCCGGCGGCGGGAACGGTGAAGGTGCCGCGTTTGCGCGGGATTTCTGGAAGCGGCTCGCCGTACGGCACGGCCCCGGCGTCCGGCTTCTTCCCCGTCTCATAGCCCGGAAGGCTTTTGCCGGTAAGGGTAGCCAGGTCGCCAGCACGGCCGCGGGCCGGGCTATCCGCGCGCAGCCGCACATCGTGGCTTTCCGCGTTCACAAAGCCGGGATCGCCTTCGAGCCAGAGGCTGCCTCGATCAATGCCCAGTTCCGCCGCCAGATTTTTCGTTTTGCTCCAGTCGCTGCGCTGGCCGCGCCGCACGATGATGTTATTTTCCCCGTGCCAGTTGGGCTTGAGTTCAGTGCCGGACCACCAGCGCTCGCACCAAAAAATATTATTGAGAAACCAGTAGTTCGGCGTGCCGATCCCCTGCACCTTGTTATAGGTCACCGCCGAGCTGCTCGTTGAAGTATTGTGATACACGTACACCGGGGATGGATACTGGGGCACAAAGCAGCGGTAATCCTCGCCATTGTCGAAATAGATGTTGCGGTAGGCGTAGAGCGGGCCGGCCTTGATGGTCTTGATGCGGAAGCCACAGCAGGTCTCCTCCACCCAGTTGT
The DNA window shown above is from Verrucomicrobiota bacterium and carries:
- a CDS encoding oligopeptide/dipeptide ABC transporter ATP-binding protein gives rise to the protein MASVNYSNGTTPVSTFGYDRRGLVYGVTNGSDRATYRYVAGVNSALVQDRIMRHNNSVINASARIYDRLNRLTSLVATTPSPIHPPAGGPFHLHCAMAEARCRTEVPVLRELTPGHWVSCHLCP